Proteins found in one Zea mays cultivar B73 chromosome 1, Zm-B73-REFERENCE-NAM-5.0, whole genome shotgun sequence genomic segment:
- the LOC100275916 gene encoding uncharacterized protein LOC100275916, with protein MVDVDRRPSHPHGLPRPPSHAAGLRRLSTRASAPSSPAPPSPSASAPSPTALLAHLAAAGVAVLPGLSATEFALAEAALGGVQLPPDLRELLALGLPSGDGFPDYRTPAGLRLLRFAAQEVPAAVAATLPLAPGRRAGRAAPPPLVPLCGRHYVPATPCLAGNPVFYVSDSGVTFAGANAADFLLRAFAAEPPPGAPLRRQLSAPVPPPSGAPPSTARRSLDSVTGRAPRWIEFWTDAAAAGDRFLEVPTGATSAAASSAAPEWLRPSLEEAASMLRRGGWGLCEVEEMVTGEGPSGAGEVNVVALALTVDRCCRDLKSGGWGAEEVVEMLGALLGPRKPRRAVAALPPDVAARMGRLAEAVSRAVGSHAKAKPPRPS; from the coding sequence ATGGTCGACGTCGACCGCCGGCCGTCGCACCCGCACGGCCTCCCGCGTCCTCCTTCCCACGCCGCCGGCCTGCGCCGTCTCTCCACCCGTGCCTCGGCACCCAGCAGCCCGGCTCCTCCGTCTCCCTCCGCCTCCGCGCCCTCCCCGACGGCGCTTCTCGCTCACCTCGCCGCGGCCGGAGTGGCCGTCCTCCCGGGCCTCTCCGCCACCGAGTTCGCCCTCGCGGAGGCCGCGCTCGGCGGCGTCCAGCTGCCGCCCGACCTCCGCGAGCTCCTCGCGCTGGGCCTGCCGTCGGGGGACGGATTCCCGGACTACCGCACCCCGGCGGGGCTGCGCCTCCTCCGCTTCGCCGCGCAGGAGGTCCCCGCGGCCGTCGCCGCGACGCTGCCGCTCGCCCCGGGCCGGCGCGCGGggcgggccgcgccgccgcccctcGTCCCGCTGTGCGGCCGGCATTACGTGCCGGCGACGCCCTGCCTCGCGGGCAACCCGGTGTTCTACGTGTCCGACTCGGGCGTCACGTTCGCGGGCGCCAACGCCGCCGACTTCCTCCTCCGCGCCTTCGCCGCCGAGCCGCCGCCCGGCGCGCCGCTCCGGCGCCAGCTCTCCGCGCCGGTCCCGCCCCCGTCCGGCGCGCCGCCGTCCACTGCGCGCCGGAGCCTGGACTCCGTCACCGGCAGGGCCCCGCGCTGGATCGAGTTCTGGAcggacgccgccgcggccggggacCGGTTCCTGGAAGTCCCAACGGGGGCCACAAGCGCCGCCGCGTCCAGCGCGGCGCCGGAGTGGCTGCGGCCCAGCCTTGAGGAGGCGGCCTCGATGCTGAGGCGCGGCGGGTGGGGCCTCTGCGAGGTGGAGGAGATGGTGACGGGAGAGGGTCCCAGCGGCGCCGGCGAGGTGAATGTGGTGGCGTTGGCGTTGACTGTCGACCGGTGCTGCCGGGACCTGAAGAGTGGAGGGTGGGGCGCGGAGGAAGTGGTGGAGATGCTGGGGGCGCTGCTGGGGCCGAGGAAGCCGCGGCGGGCGGTGGCGGCGCTGCCGCCGGACGTGGCCGCACGGATGGGGCGGCTCGCCGAGGCCGTGTCGCGGGCTGTCGGGTCCCATGCCAAGGCGAAACCTCCGAGGCCATCTTGA